TCGGACCGTTGCGCCCGAAGTCGTCAGGGGGTGGTCCGAAGCCACCGCCCGGAGGCGGTGTGTCACCCGGCGGTCCGGGCGGCTGGGGCGGTACCGGCGGCATGGCCATACCGTCCAGAGTCGCCTCGAACCGGTCACGGGGCGACCCCCGCGCGGAAGTTGATACGCCCCCATGCCGTGGATCGCATGATTCCGGCACATTCCGCGTGAGGGTCGCTGCAAGTCCGCACGCGCGCGTGCCGTCGGCGGAGGCCACTCACGGCCGACGGCACACGCGTGTGGGGCTCATTCAGCCGCGCGCACCCAGGAGGTGGTCCATGGCGAGCTGGTCGAGCTGCTCGAAGGCCATGCCACGCGCAGCGGCCGCCTCCACGTCGAAGTCCTCGAAGGCACTGCGGTCCGCGAGCAGCGACTTCAGGCCGTCCGCCGCCGTCTGCTGCGCCAGCTCGTCCAGACGCGAGGCACGCAGCGCCTCCTGGACCTGCGGGTCTGCGCGGAAGGCGGCCGCACGCTCCTTGAGGATGAGGTAGTTGCGCATGCAGCCCGCGGCCGACGCCCACACACCGTCGAGGTCCTCGGTGCGCGGCGGCTTGAAGTCGAAGTGCTTGGGGCCGGCGTAGCCGGCGCTCTCCAGGAGGTCGACGAGCCAGAAGGCGGCCCGCAGGTCGCCCGCGCCGAAGCGAAGGTCCTGGTCGTACTTGATGCCGGACTGGCCGTTGAGGTCGATGTGGAAGAGCTTGCCCGCCCACAGGGCCTGCGCGATGCCGTGCGGGAAGTTCAGCCCGGCCATCTGCTCGTGGCCGACCTCGGGGTTCACGCCGTACAGCTCGGGGCGTTCCAGTCGCTCGATGAACGCCAGGGCGTGCCCGACGGTGGGCAGCAGGATGTCGCCGCGCGGCTCGTTCGGCTTGGGCTCGATCGCGAACTTCAGGTCGTAGCCCTGCTCGGTGACGTACTCGCCCAGGAGGTCGAAAGCCTCCTTCATGCGGTCGAGAGCGACCCGCACGTCCTTGGCGCCACCGGACTCGGCGCCCTCGCGGCCACCCCAGGCGACGTAGGTCTCGGCGCCGAGCTCGACCGCCAGGTCGATGTTGCGGATCGTCTTGCGCAGCGCGTAACGGCGCACGTCGCGGTCGTTCGCGGTGAACGCGCCGTCCTTGAAGACGGGATGCGTGAAGAGGTTGGTGGTCGCCATCGGCACCTTCATGCCGGTCGCGTCCAGGGCCTCACGGAAGCGCTTGATGTGACCCTCGCGCGCACTGTCGGACGATCCGAAGGGGATCAGGTCGTCGTCGTGGAAGGTCACGCCGTGGGCGCCGAGCTCGGCCAGGCGCTGCACCGTCTCGACCGGGTCGAGGGCACGTCGGGTGGCGTCGCCGAACGGGTCCCTTCCCTGCCAGCCGACGGTCCACAGGCCGAAGGTGAACCTGTCCTCGGGGGTGGGCTGGTAGTTCATGACGCGGCTCCTTGCTGCTGCGGACTATTTCGTCATGGCGGTTTACAAATTAGTATGCACACACGCCTCCGGGAAGAGACAAGGTGTCTCCGGGTGGAGACATGAGGCACATCAAGGTCACGAGCCGCATCACGGTCAAGAGCCGCAAAAAGGGAGAGCCCGATGTCAGCAGCCGAGGGTCCGCTCGTCGTCGGCGTGGACACGTCCACCCAGTCCACCAAGGCGCTGGTGGTCGACGCGGCCACCGGCCGGGTCGTCGCGCGGGGCCAGGCGCCGCACACCGTGTCCTCCGGGGCCGGCCGTGAGAGCGACCCCCGCCAGTGGTGGGACGCGCTGTCCGAGGCGCTGCGCCAATGCGGGGACGCGGCCCGCGAAGCCGCCGCGGTGTCGATCGGGGGACAGCAGCACGGCCTCGTCACGCTCGACGCACAGGGCGAGCCGGTGCGGCCGGCCCTCCTGTGGAACGACGTGCGCTCAGCGCCCCAGGCTCGGCGACTGATCGAGGAACTGGGCGGCCCGAAGGCCTGGGCGGAGCGGACCGGCAGCGTGCCGGGCGCCTCCTTCACGGTCACGAAGTGGGCCTGGCTCGCCGAGCACGAGCCGGAGGCCCTGCGCGCCACGAAAGCCGTGCGTCTTCCGCACGACTACCTCACCGAGCGCCTCACCGGCGAGGGCACGACGGACCGGGGCGACGCCTCCGGCACCGGCTGGTGGGCGTCGGCGA
This portion of the Streptomyces canus genome encodes:
- the xylA gene encoding xylose isomerase, which gives rise to MNYQPTPEDRFTFGLWTVGWQGRDPFGDATRRALDPVETVQRLAELGAHGVTFHDDDLIPFGSSDSAREGHIKRFREALDATGMKVPMATTNLFTHPVFKDGAFTANDRDVRRYALRKTIRNIDLAVELGAETYVAWGGREGAESGGAKDVRVALDRMKEAFDLLGEYVTEQGYDLKFAIEPKPNEPRGDILLPTVGHALAFIERLERPELYGVNPEVGHEQMAGLNFPHGIAQALWAGKLFHIDLNGQSGIKYDQDLRFGAGDLRAAFWLVDLLESAGYAGPKHFDFKPPRTEDLDGVWASAAGCMRNYLILKERAAAFRADPQVQEALRASRLDELAQQTAADGLKSLLADRSAFEDFDVEAAAARGMAFEQLDQLAMDHLLGARG